The Triticum aestivum cultivar Chinese Spring chromosome 4B, IWGSC CS RefSeq v2.1, whole genome shotgun sequence sequence ACTGGTGAGTATACATTTTTGCCTTTGCTTTGTTGAATATGCGTGGTAAGCTCCCTCGCTTTTATATGATATGCATCCTCTTAATCTTGTTGTTGTGTTAAGGTTGTTTGGCACCGATAAGGGTTATCGCAAGACAAAAGCCATTGAAGGGGAAGAAGGGAAGCATTTGTAAATTGTGGAAGCTACTCTCTTTTCTCCGAGTCAACTCATCAGAACTAGTTTTTGATCTCTTGTATTGGTGATGACATTGTCTTCATGGGAGGAGATACATGCGGCATTGATCCTTAGGCATGGGCCGTCGATCCTACATGTCGTTGAGTCTCTGTTCTCCCATATTTGCTAGCATGATGAGATCATGTGTTGTGTAGGCCAACTTATATAATTTGTGGTGAATTAAATTTGTTGTGCTCTGTTGGGGTTTGTTTTGGACATATGCCCATGGCAGAAGTAACTATTTGAAGCAGCAATAACTTGTCAGATTAGTTGTTTTGCAAGTCGAGTAAATAACCGAGATGAGATTTGTCTGTGCTTTATTTGTTTTGCCCCAGTTTCCCTTGCAAACTCATCGGGAGCATGATGCAAGTGATTGCTGGCAATCTGAATCATCTTGCAATAATCAAGCAAAACTTAGGTTCTAGCCGTGGATGCGGCTTCTCACGGTTACATGTGTATTGTCATAGCTTGGCTGCTATTGTGCGTCCGCCATCAACGCATATGACCTGGCCCGTGATGTACCCGGCGCCGGGCATGCAGAGGAAGGCGACGACCGCGGCGACTTCGTGGGGCTTGCCGAAGCGGCGCATGGGCACGCGCGCCGTCTCCATGTCGGCGAGCCTCCGCGCCATGGTTGGGTCGGTGGCGAGCGTGGTGGTGGAGATATCGGTGTCGATGCCGCCCGGCGCGACGCAGTTGACGCGGATGCCGTGCGTCGCCCACTCAGCGGCCAGGCTCCTGGCGAGCTGGTGCATGCCCCCCTTGGTGAGCGAGTAAACCGAGAGCGCCGGGTAGGCGATGTAGCCGGTGACGGAGGAGATGAGCAGCACGGAGGAGGCCCCGGCCTGGCGGAGCAGCGGGTGCGCGAGCTGGGAGAGGTGGAAGCAGGGGTCGAGGTTGGTGGCCATGAGACGGGCGTACTCCTCCGGCGTGGTGTCCGCGGCCGCCTTGTAGAGGGACAGGCCGGCGTTGTTGACGAGGACGTGGAGCTTGCCGTGGAAGAGGTCGCGGACCGTGGCGACGAGGGCCTCCCTGTCGCCGCGCACGGAGACGTTGCAGACGGAGGCGGTGACCAGCTGGTGGAGGCCCTTGCTCTGCCATCGCCGCCGGCATTTGTCCAGGCCGGCGGCGTTGCGTGCGCAGGTGTGCACCTTGGCGCCGAGCCCGGCCAGCTCCTCCACGATGGCAAGCCTACGCACGTACAAAATGAATCGACCGATTGATCAATGCGTGCACCACCAACTAACTAATCGAGTGTGCAAAGCCACGAAATGAAGCATAATTGAACATACCCGATCCCCTTGGTTCCTCCGGTGACGAGCGCCGTCATGCCGGCGAGGTTCCACCGGTGACTCATCGTCTCCTGTGAAGAATCCGATGTGACACCTGCCATCGTGAAGTATATATCAGCTATAGCCACTGATCGACCCTGCATTACTAGCCAAGTTATACGTATATATTTGTGTGATGGATCGATCGGCCCAATGACCCAGCATCCATTCATCTTGTTGGACATCATGCTTAGTTACCACACTAGGTA is a genomic window containing:
- the LOC123091748 gene encoding tropinone reductase homolog At2g29290-like; amino-acid sequence: MMSNKMNGCWVIGPIDPSHKYIRITWLVMQGRSVAIADIYFTMAGVTSDSSQETMSHRWNLAGMTALVTGGTKGIGLAIVEELAGLGAKVHTCARNAAGLDKCRRRWQSKGLHQLVTASVCNVSVRGDREALVATVRDLFHGKLHVLVNNAGLSLYKAAADTTPEEYARLMATNLDPCFHLSQLAHPLLRQAGASSVLLISSVTGYIAYPALSVYSLTKGGMHQLARSLAAEWATHGIRVNCVAPGGIDTDISTTTLATDPTMARRLADMETARVPMRRFGKPHEVAAVVAFLCMPGAGYITGQVICVDGGRTIAAKL